The following proteins come from a genomic window of Frankia casuarinae:
- a CDS encoding class I SAM-dependent methyltransferase — translation MPHYAVCFVDDATELNRARWDELARLHGQDDYYDVEGFLAGQIMLSGREREEMVAAVGSVSGLDLLHVQCHFGLGTLSWARLGAQVTGLDFSPVAVERARSLATAAGIDARFVQADAQRLPADLAGAFDVVFASYGVLPWIADVTAWMTAAATALRPGGVLVLVDGHPLTQMIDTVDPVRFGFPYQGSTAHHIRSASFYAGSATQLTTTETVQYPHGLGEIVTAAATAGLHVDALTEYLDSDGPEGRSDQMRCGQDGRWRLILTGQPVPVQYALRATQNS, via the coding sequence GTGCCGCACTACGCTGTCTGCTTCGTGGATGACGCGACGGAGTTGAACCGGGCGCGCTGGGATGAGCTGGCGCGCCTGCACGGGCAGGACGACTACTACGACGTCGAGGGTTTTCTCGCCGGGCAGATCATGCTGAGTGGGCGGGAGCGGGAGGAGATGGTCGCGGCCGTCGGGTCCGTCTCGGGCCTCGATCTCCTACATGTGCAGTGCCATTTCGGGTTGGGGACGCTGTCGTGGGCCCGGCTCGGCGCGCAGGTCACCGGCCTGGACTTCTCCCCCGTCGCGGTGGAACGAGCCCGCTCGCTGGCCACCGCGGCGGGAATCGACGCGCGGTTCGTCCAGGCGGACGCCCAGCGGCTGCCGGCGGACCTGGCCGGCGCGTTCGACGTCGTGTTCGCCTCCTACGGTGTGCTGCCCTGGATCGCCGACGTGACGGCGTGGATGACCGCGGCGGCCACGGCGCTGCGTCCCGGCGGCGTCCTGGTGCTGGTGGACGGGCACCCGCTCACCCAGATGATCGACACCGTCGACCCTGTCAGGTTCGGTTTTCCGTACCAGGGCAGCACCGCTCACCACATCCGATCCGCCAGCTTCTACGCGGGCAGTGCCACCCAGCTGACGACCACGGAGACCGTGCAGTATCCCCACGGCCTGGGCGAGATCGTGACCGCGGCGGCTACCGCTGGACTGCACGTGGACGCGCTTACCGAATACCTCGACTCCGACGGCCCGGAAGGACGCTCAGACCAGATGAGGTGCGGGCAGGACGGCCGCTGGCGGCTGATCCTCACCGGCCAGCCCGTCCCGGTGCAATACGCACTGCGTGCCACACAGAACTCCTAG
- a CDS encoding helix-turn-helix domain-containing protein has translation MEPENRLVARTLETRWEARLSALAEAEAALAAVRERRPALPDRDGLRALAADLPGLWHCPDTRDRDRKRLLRTLISDVTLLPETDRARARLGVRWHTGATDELALHRPRTSPQVRRTSAAARQLIARLGPDHSDAEIVTALADAGLTTATGRPYDEAAVGWVRHAFHIPGRCPFRDGEISVDRAAATLGITANAVYYWLTHDRLAGRKDTSGRWCIPWNAQVEAACRRQIDASGHLIPRTPGPCEVLPGEITVQEAAAQLDVPDAVARLGIPTTQVYYWIRRGYLTARRIRERVAIPWNQQVQTVCLHRAARTVTANFTTQTATAEGAV, from the coding sequence GTGGAGCCGGAGAACCGGCTGGTCGCCCGCACCCTGGAGACCCGCTGGGAAGCCAGACTGTCCGCCTTGGCCGAAGCCGAGGCCGCCCTGGCCGCTGTCCGGGAGCGCAGGCCGGCGCTGCCGGACCGGGACGGCCTGCGCGCGCTGGCCGCGGACCTGCCTGGACTCTGGCACTGCCCGGACACCCGGGACCGGGACCGCAAGCGGCTGCTACGCACCCTCATCTCGGATGTCACCCTGCTGCCCGAGACCGACCGGGCCCGCGCCCGGCTTGGGGTGCGCTGGCACACCGGCGCCACCGACGAACTCGCCCTGCACAGACCCCGCACGTCGCCACAGGTGCGCAGGACCTCGGCCGCGGCCCGCCAGCTGATCGCCCGGCTCGGCCCGGACCATTCCGACGCCGAGATCGTCACCGCACTCGCCGATGCCGGGCTGACCACCGCAACCGGCCGTCCCTACGACGAAGCGGCCGTCGGCTGGGTCCGCCACGCCTTCCACATCCCCGGCCGGTGTCCGTTCCGGGACGGGGAGATCTCCGTCGACCGGGCCGCGGCGACCCTCGGGATCACCGCCAACGCCGTCTACTACTGGCTCACCCACGACCGGCTGGCCGGCCGCAAGGACACCTCCGGACGCTGGTGCATCCCCTGGAACGCCCAGGTCGAGGCCGCCTGCCGCCGCCAGATCGACGCCTCCGGCCACCTCATCCCCCGCACCCCCGGCCCGTGCGAGGTCCTGCCCGGCGAGATCACCGTCCAGGAAGCCGCCGCCCAACTCGACGTGCCGGACGCCGTCGCGAGGCTCGGGATTCCCACCACACAGGTCTACTACTGGATCCGCCGCGGCTACCTGACCGCCCGCCGCATCCGTGAACGGGTCGCCATCCCGTGGAACCAGCAGGTCCAGACCGTCTGCCTCCACCGCGCCGCCCGCACCGTGACAGCCAACTTCACAACCCAAACAGCCACAGCAGAAGGTGCAGTATGA
- a CDS encoding DUF2231 domain-containing protein has translation MGPTEINGLPAHVLLVHVVVILVPLAAMLVVLSAVWPAARRRLGVITPLVALVALVSVPLTTHAGEWLEARVPSNELVRRHAELGDTLLPWAAGLFVAAAASWVLARRSAATGTETAPARTATGPGRTVLVAVLAVLSLVVAAGSVVQVYRIGDSGAQAVWHGSFSRTPLPGDGPAR, from the coding sequence GTGGGGCCAACGGAGATCAACGGACTGCCGGCGCACGTCTTGCTCGTGCATGTGGTTGTCATCCTCGTGCCGCTGGCAGCGATGCTGGTGGTGCTGTCCGCGGTGTGGCCGGCGGCGCGGCGCCGGCTGGGCGTCATCACCCCGCTGGTCGCTCTGGTCGCGCTGGTGAGCGTGCCGCTCACCACCCATGCGGGGGAGTGGCTCGAGGCACGCGTGCCCTCGAACGAGCTGGTCCGCCGGCACGCCGAACTCGGCGACACCCTGCTGCCCTGGGCCGCCGGGCTGTTCGTCGCGGCCGCGGCGTCGTGGGTGCTCGCACGCCGCTCGGCCGCCACCGGAACGGAAACGGCTCCGGCGCGCACCGCGACCGGTCCCGGCCGGACGGTGCTCGTGGCGGTTCTCGCCGTGCTCAGCCTGGTCGTCGCCGCCGGTTCGGTCGTGCAGGTCTACCGGATCGGCGACAGTGGTGCCCAGGCCGTCTGGCACGGCAGCTTCAGCCGGACTCCCCTGCCCGGTGATGGGCCTGCCCGGTGA
- the ltrA gene encoding group II intron reverse transcriptase/maturase, with protein MQYEVTTPTVADRIAQTVAAVRLEATVEPIFHPGSYGYRPGRSALDAVAACRQRCWKTDWVIDLDIQEFFDSVPWDLVVKAVEAHTSDRWVVLYVQRWLKAPLQLPDGTLRARDRGTPQGSSISPVLANLFMHYAFDAWLARTYPGVAFERYADDAIVHCDSRSRARHVLAALDDRMGQVGLRPHPTKTRIVYCKDSNRRGSHEHTSFTFLGYTFRARKARSRHGKFFTNFLPAISKEAQKKVSGQVRRWRLHLRTGHTLDELARKINPIVRGWAQYYGAFYRSALLPLLQRINAYLVRWLRKKYKRLRPFHKALACWQRITRQRPGLFAHWAWTSNAWR; from the coding sequence GTGCAGTATGAAGTCACCACGCCAACCGTCGCGGACAGGATCGCCCAGACGGTGGCGGCCGTGAGGCTGGAGGCGACGGTCGAACCGATCTTCCATCCGGGCTCCTACGGCTACCGGCCGGGAAGATCAGCCCTGGATGCGGTGGCGGCGTGCCGGCAACGGTGCTGGAAGACAGACTGGGTGATCGACCTCGACATCCAGGAGTTCTTCGACAGCGTGCCGTGGGATCTCGTGGTCAAAGCCGTGGAGGCACACACCAGCGACCGTTGGGTGGTGCTGTATGTGCAGCGGTGGCTGAAAGCACCGTTGCAGCTGCCCGACGGGACCTTGCGTGCACGAGACCGGGGGACCCCGCAGGGCTCTTCGATCTCACCCGTGCTGGCGAACCTGTTCATGCACTACGCGTTCGACGCGTGGCTGGCCCGGACCTACCCGGGCGTCGCGTTCGAGCGCTACGCCGACGACGCGATCGTGCACTGCGACAGCAGGAGTCGGGCTCGCCACGTGCTGGCCGCGCTCGACGACAGGATGGGACAGGTCGGACTGCGACCGCACCCGACCAAGACCAGGATCGTGTACTGCAAGGACAGCAACCGGCGCGGCTCCCATGAGCACACGTCGTTCACGTTCCTCGGCTACACCTTCCGCGCCCGCAAGGCACGCAGCAGGCACGGGAAGTTCTTCACGAACTTCCTGCCCGCGATCAGCAAGGAAGCCCAGAAGAAGGTCAGCGGGCAGGTCCGCCGATGGCGGCTACACCTGCGGACCGGCCACACCCTCGACGAGCTGGCACGAAAGATCAACCCGATCGTGCGCGGCTGGGCGCAGTACTACGGGGCGTTCTACCGCTCCGCGCTGCTTCCCCTCCTACAGCGCATCAACGCCTACCTGGTGCGTTGGCTCCGCAAGAAGTACAAACGGCTGAGACCGTTCCATAAGGCCCTGGCCTGCTGGCAACGCATCACCCGCCAACGCCCCGGGCTCTTCGCCCACTGGGCATGGACGTCCAACGCCTGGCGATGA
- a CDS encoding transposase, with amino-acid sequence MASQTPSWRDRITHVAIDMCTVFVAAVRRYLPGATLVVDHFHVVKLANDAVTEARRRVTTQLRGRRGRDTDPEWKIRNLLTRNRENLTDRQLTKLWNTLIDLGEPGQTILTAWIAKEELRALLALARTHPARTVIAYRLTRFYTWCADAAVPELERLATTISTWWTCIEAFPHSGITNAASEGHNRVVKLDARNAFGYRNPENQRLRTRCATTRRTRRCLNPA; translated from the coding sequence CTGGCCAGCCAGACACCGTCCTGGCGCGACCGGATCACCCACGTGGCGATCGACATGTGCACGGTGTTCGTCGCCGCGGTCCGCCGCTACCTGCCGGGCGCCACCCTGGTCGTCGACCACTTCCACGTCGTGAAACTCGCGAACGACGCCGTCACAGAGGCCCGCCGCCGGGTCACCACCCAGCTACGGGGCCGCCGCGGCCGCGACACCGACCCCGAATGGAAGATCCGTAACCTGCTGACCCGCAACCGCGAGAACCTCACCGACCGCCAGCTGACGAAACTGTGGAACACCCTCATCGACCTCGGCGAACCCGGCCAGACGATCCTGACCGCCTGGATCGCCAAGGAAGAACTACGCGCGCTGCTCGCACTCGCCCGCACCCACCCCGCCCGCACCGTGATCGCCTACCGGCTCACCAGGTTCTACACCTGGTGCGCCGACGCCGCCGTCCCCGAACTCGAACGCCTCGCCACCACGATCAGCACCTGGTGGACCTGCATCGAGGCGTTCCCGCACAGCGGCATCACCAACGCCGCCAGCGAAGGCCACAACCGGGTCGTCAAGCTCGACGCCCGCAACGCCTTCGGCTACCGCAACCCCGAAAACCAGCGGCTACGAACACGCTGCGCAACCACCCGCCGAACCCGCAGATGCCTCAACCCCGCTTAA
- a CDS encoding DUF2127 domain-containing protein — protein sequence MARMNWELRTCARKGHVTYRPDETSLAERLTARTAVGVSWRCLRCGDFVVGEPALSGPAEDAPLLLRGRALRDATVLRLLAVERILRALLMVLIGYAILRFRRSEGQLQQLFDRAVPAARPLADVLRLDLDHSPTIDRLHHLLHTRPHTLLLVALLLFGYAAVQVVEGIGLWLLKRWGEYFAAVATSAFLPLEIYELTERITVLRIGALVINVGAVVYLIVSKRLFRVRGGAAAFEAERHAESLLEVEHSAQADPARPDPAVPQDPRPQAFT from the coding sequence ATGGCGCGGATGAACTGGGAGCTGCGGACGTGTGCCCGCAAGGGCCACGTCACCTACCGTCCGGACGAGACATCGCTGGCCGAGCGGCTGACCGCCCGGACCGCCGTCGGTGTCAGCTGGCGGTGCCTACGGTGCGGCGACTTCGTCGTCGGGGAGCCGGCCCTGTCCGGACCGGCTGAGGACGCACCGCTGCTCCTGCGCGGACGGGCGCTGCGCGACGCGACGGTCCTGCGGCTGCTCGCCGTGGAACGGATACTCCGGGCGCTGCTCATGGTCCTGATCGGCTACGCCATCCTCCGGTTCCGCCGATCGGAGGGGCAGCTCCAGCAGCTGTTCGACCGGGCCGTGCCCGCGGCGCGCCCGCTGGCCGACGTCCTGCGTCTCGATCTCGACCATTCCCCTACAATCGATCGCCTGCACCACCTCCTGCACACCCGTCCCCACACCCTGCTCCTCGTCGCGCTGCTGCTGTTCGGCTACGCCGCCGTACAGGTCGTCGAGGGGATCGGGCTATGGCTACTCAAGCGCTGGGGCGAGTACTTCGCCGCCGTCGCCACGTCGGCGTTCCTGCCGTTGGAGATCTACGAACTCACCGAGCGGATCACGGTCCTGCGCATCGGAGCGCTTGTCATCAACGTCGGTGCCGTCGTCTACCTCATCGTGAGCAAACGGCTGTTCAGAGTCCGGGGTGGGGCCGCCGCGTTCGAGGCCGAACGGCACGCGGAGTCCCTGCTCGAGGTGGAGCACTCCGCCCAGGCCGATCCGGCCCGTCCCGATCCTGCGGTACCGCAGGATCCTCGTCCGCAGGCCTTCACCTGA
- a CDS encoding tyrosine-type recombinase/integrase, which produces MDSWTVLGVDDAPVEPVERYLAYLSDIERSPNTVKAYAHDLKDHWVFLGWRGLDWREVRLEDIGEFVAWLRLPAAGRDGRVAVLSSVEPAVSASTVNRKLSALAAFYAYQVRHGVELGELLTTWGSPGRRGGWKPFLHHVGKGRPQPRRVIALKTAKKLPRVLAAAEVQAVLDSCTRLRDRFLFAVLYDTGMRVGEALGLRHDDIDAAACEVTVVARDNDNGARSKSRGRRMVPVSAGLVRLYADYLHGEYGDLDSDYVFVNLFAEPRGQALSYPASYDLVKRLRKRTRIDFDPHWYRHTYATRLLRDGVPLEVVSTLLGLRS; this is translated from the coding sequence GTGGATTCGTGGACTGTTCTGGGTGTCGACGACGCCCCGGTCGAACCGGTCGAGCGGTATCTGGCTTATCTGAGCGATATCGAGCGGTCTCCGAACACGGTCAAGGCCTACGCCCACGATCTGAAGGACCACTGGGTCTTTCTGGGGTGGCGGGGGCTGGACTGGCGGGAGGTGCGGCTGGAGGACATCGGCGAGTTCGTGGCCTGGTTGCGGCTGCCGGCGGCAGGCCGGGACGGGCGGGTGGCGGTGCTGTCGTCGGTGGAGCCGGCGGTGTCGGCGTCGACGGTGAACCGGAAGCTGTCGGCGTTGGCCGCGTTCTACGCCTACCAGGTGCGTCATGGCGTGGAGCTGGGCGAGTTGCTGACGACGTGGGGGTCGCCGGGCCGCCGCGGTGGGTGGAAGCCGTTCCTGCATCACGTCGGCAAAGGCAGGCCGCAGCCGCGGCGCGTGATCGCGTTGAAGACCGCGAAGAAGCTGCCTCGGGTCCTGGCGGCGGCCGAGGTGCAGGCTGTGCTGGATTCCTGCACCCGGCTGCGGGACCGTTTCCTGTTCGCTGTTCTCTACGACACCGGGATGCGGGTCGGCGAGGCGCTGGGCCTGCGGCATGATGATATCGACGCGGCCGCCTGCGAGGTCACTGTCGTGGCGCGGGACAACGACAACGGGGCTCGGTCGAAATCCCGGGGGCGGCGGATGGTCCCGGTGAGCGCCGGCCTCGTCCGCCTTTACGCGGACTACCTGCATGGCGAGTACGGGGACCTGGACTCCGACTATGTGTTCGTCAACCTGTTCGCCGAACCGCGTGGGCAGGCGTTGTCCTACCCGGCTTCCTACGATCTGGTGAAAAGGCTACGGAAACGCACCAGGATCGATTTCGACCCACACTGGTACCGGCATACCTATGCCACCCGGCTGCTGCGCGACGGGGTGCCTCTCGAAGTGGTGTCCACTTTACTGGGTCTTCGAAGTTAA